In 'Nostoc azollae' 0708, the following are encoded in one genomic region:
- a CDS encoding helix-turn-helix domain-containing protein: protein MKEQVCLFLFYLGKIPTFEVLGFHFGISKAEAKDTFYYWLEILRNLFPASLVEQVEKHDSDYAMTTQNKRQETRSFAPRVFLLNRSLDL from the coding sequence ATAAAAGAACAGGTATGTCTATTCTTGTTCTACTTGGGGAAAATACCAACATTTGAGGTTTTAGGTTTCCATTTCGGTATATCTAAAGCGGAAGCAAAGGACACATTTTATTACTGGCTAGAGATATTGCGAAATCTTTTCCCTGCTAGTCTCGTTGAACAGGTAGAAAAACATGATAGCGATTATGCTATGACAACTCAGAACAAAAGGCAGGAAACAAGGAGTTTTGCACCGAGGGTATTCTTGTTGAACAGGTCATTAGACTTGTAA
- a CDS encoding glycoside hydrolase family 2 TIM barrel-domain containing protein encodes MLDTVKSYTALRTVNIQRDSFMLNGHPYYLRLVIDQGYWPESLMTASDADALQRDVELVKAMGFNGVRKHQKIEDSRFLYWADILGLLVWEEMPSAYGFMGKAV; translated from the coding sequence GTGCTGGATACAGTTAAATCCTATACTGCATTGCGGACGGTGAATATTCAGCGCGATAGCTTTATGCTTAATGGTCATCCTTATTATTTACGGTTGGTTATTGACCAAGGTTATTGGCCTGAGTCCCTGATGACAGCATCTGATGCTGATGCTTTGCAGCGTGATGTGGAACTCGTTAAAGCAATGGGTTTCAACGGAGTTCGCAAACACCAAAAAATTGAAGACTCCAGATTTTTATATTGGGCAGATATCTTAGGCTTGTTAGTATGGGAAGAGATGCCCAGTGCCTACGGCTTTATGGGTAAAGCCGTATAA